The genomic interval TAAAGGCACTTAAGCCAGCGGGATAGGCGATCGACTTGGATTATGAGAAATGTCTTACTGTCAGGTCAAGAATACTTCCCAGAATAGGCATGCTCTCATCCTGTGCCGATGCTTAGGCAGCCGATTTAGTACAACCCGTTCGGTGTACTCTGATTGAGGTAATCATGTTCAATAAACCCCAGTTTCAGCCCCATTTTCATGTTGAAGCCGTAGAACCCAGTACTGTTTATTTAATGAGCGAACAGGGACATTTTGCCCTCAGCGGTCGCCTCTATGTTCTATTAGCACCCTTATTAAAGGGTCAGCATACTGTTAGTGAAATTGTCGAGCAACTTAAACCCCATACCTCCCTGTTGGGTGTTTACCATGCCTTAACCAGCCTGGAAAGCCAGGGCTACCTCACCGAATCGGTAAACACGCTGCCAAATCAGATGACGGCTTTCTGGAGTTTGCAGGGCATTGACCCCACCCTAGCCGTTGGTAAACTTCAAGCGACTAAAGTTTCTGTCGCTGCCCTTGGTATGGTGAAGACCGAACCGTTTATTTCTGCTTTGAAGTCGCTAGATATTTCAATTTGCGATGAGGGCGACTTTACAGTTGTAGTGACCGATGACTACCTGCAACCAGAGCTAGATGCGTTTAACTCCCAGGCTTTGCGCACCCAAAAACCCTGGATGCTGGTCAAACCGATCGGTGCAACCATTTGGGTTGGGCCAATTTTTGTTCCAGGGCAAACGGGGTGTTGGCATTGTCTTGCTCAACGCCTGCGGGGTCATCGTGAAGTTGAAAGTGTCGTTGGGCAGCAGCAGGGCATTACCACTCCCTTTCCTACCTCAAAGTCAGTTTTACCCACCCATTTTCAGGTCGGATTGAATCTAGCAGCGTCAGAAGTTGCCAAATGGATCGCCCAAGGAAAACACGATCAGCTAGAAGGCAAGGTGCTGACGCTGGATCTCGCCTCACTCTCCATGCAACAGCATACTTTAGTGAAACGACCACAATGCCCAGCGTGTGGTGAAAAGGCTGCTTTTGAGTACTACAAGCCCAAGCCGATCGTCCTTCAAAGCCAGCAGAAACGATTCACCGCAGATGGGGGCCATCGTTGTTTCACACCAGAGCAAACGTTCAAAAAATACGAACACCATATCAGCCCAATTACAGGCGTAGTCAGTGCGCTGCCCAAAAAGGAGAGTGACAGCGATCTGGTGCATGTTTATGGTGCCATCCACGCGAAGGCAAGAAAACTGGATAGTTTAGAAGGCTTGCGTCGCAGTTTACGCCACAACAGTGCTGGCAAGGGAAAAACCGATCAGCAGTCCAAAGCGAGCGGTCTTTGTGAAGCGATCGAGCGATATTCTGGCGTTTTTACAGGTGCTGAAATCCGGATCAAAGGCATTTATACCCAACTGGAATCAGCTGCCATTCACCCCAATGCCTGTCTGCTCTTTAGCCCTGACCAATACCAGAACCGTCAAACATGGAACGCGCAACACGGCAGTTTTGCCTGGGTGCCCGAACCATTTGACGAGGAGAAAGAAATTGAGTGGACACCCGTCTGGTCTTTAACCCATCAACAGTTCAAGTATTTGCCAACCGCTTATTGCTACTATGGCTATCCCTTTCCTGACGACCATTGCTTCTGTCATGGAGATTCCAACGGCAACGCAGCCGGGAATACCTTAGAAGAGGCAATTCTTCAAGGGTTTATGGAGCTGGTAGAGCGGGACTGTGTGGCGTTGTGGTGGTACAACCGGATCAAACGCCCGGCTGTAAATTTAGACAGTTTTGACGATCCCTATCTACAAGCCCTGAAAGATCATTACCAAGCCCAACAGCGCGATTTCTGGGTATTAGATCTCACCAGCGACTTCGATATTCCCTGTTTTGCTGCAATTTCTCGCCGCACCCAGGCAACAACGGAGGAAATTTTGCTAGGGTTTGGTACCCATTTCGACGTAAAAGTTGCCCTGCTCAGGGCAGTCACCGAGATGAACCAGACATTGGGCATCGATCTCGATCAGGGCAAGGTCACGCCTGACGATCCAGATTGGCAGCAATGGCTCAAGCAAGCCACTTTAGACAACCAGCCTTACCTGGTGGGCGATCGCTCCACCCCTTTGAAAGTCTACGCCGACTACCCCCAGCGCTTTCACGATGATCTACGACAAGACGTCCTCACCTGCGTAGAAATAGCTGCCCAACACGGCATGGAAACTCTCGTCCTCGACCAAACCCACCCCGATATTGGCTTGAACGTCGTTAAGGTGATTGTTCCTGGAATGCGCCATTTTTGGAGTCGATTTGCACCGGGACGCCTTTACGAAGTGCCTGTAAAAATGGGTTGGTTGCCAGCACCTCTGACAGAAGAGGAGCTAAACCCAATACCGATGTTTTTTTAAGGTGTTAGGTGTTAGGTGTCAGGTGTCAGATGTCAGTCACCATTCTCCATTCCCCATCCTCCATCCCCCATCCATAACCTTCAAGGAAATTGATGTCGCAGCAGTTTCTCCTGTCGTTCAAAGCAGACGTTTCTCTAATCGAATCAGAAGCGAAAGGGCACCTTGTTCTGCGATCGCCAAACCATTCTTTGACATTTAAACAAGCGCAATTGGGATTAAAGACTGCGCTTAGGACTCTGGCTGATGGTGGTGCAACCCTGGCAGAGCTGAACCAAATGATCCAGCAGGACGATGGGGAACTGCCATTACTGAGGTTCTATACCCACCTGCAACGGTTCTCCAACGTCGGTTGGTTGTGTCATTCAGTTTTAGACGAGGGACGGGCGATCGCGATCGCCATCCCCCTCACATCGGATTATCAGTTTCCCCAGATTGAGATAGCTGTTGAATCCAAATACAGACTCTCCCGCTTTGCCTATGGCCATCAAGCCGAAGGGCAACTACTGCTGGAATCGCCCCTATCCCAAACCCAAGTTCAACTATTGGATTGGAAAGGAGCAGCCCTATTCAGTCTGTTAGCGACACCTCAGAGTTGTGACCAAGTGGCAAAAGCAATTCCAGGGATTTCCCTAGAGACGGTAAAGCAGTTTGTCAAATTGCTTTTAGGTGCTCAAATGGTTTCTGAGGTGGGCGAAGAGGGCACGATTCCAGAACAAACCAATCCAGCTCTCGCCCAGTGGGAATTTCACGATTTGCTGTTTCATAGCCGCAGCCGCCAGGGGAGACACGCCAATTCGTTTGGGGGAACTTACCGTTTCTCAGGCAAGATTGAACCCCTCCCTGCGGTCAAATCCCCAGTGTCAGCGGAAGGCATCGAGCTACCTACACCTGACCTGGAAACCCTCAAGACGACAGAAGCTTCTTTTACCCAGGTTTTAGAAACGAGAAAGTCAATCAGAAAATACGGAGAAATCCCCATTAGCGCCCAGCAACTGGGAGAGTTTCTCTACCGTTGTGCCAGAGTCAAACAACTGCTTCAAACCGAGTATGGAGAAATCACCCTCCGTCCCTATCCCAGTGGAGGGGCACTTTATGAACTGGAACTCTATCCCATAGTCAGTAATTGTGCGGGAATCGCTGCGGGTTTATACCACTATCAACCCCTAACCCACCAACTGTGCCGCATTTCTAGCAGAACCCAACCTGTAGAATTGCTGCTGGATGATGCTCGGAAAGCAATGGGGCAACAAGCAATACCTCAAGTTTTGCTTGTGATTGCAGCTCGGTTTCAACGGCTGACCTGGAAGTATGAATCGATGGCTTATGCACTAATGCTTAAGCATGTTGGAGTTCTTTACCAGACCATGTACCTGGTAGCAACCGCGATGAAATTGGCTCCCTGTAGTCTTGGATGTGGCAACTCTGATTTATTTACCCAAGCAATAGGAAATGATTACTACGCCGAAACCTCTGTGGGAGAGTTTGTTTTAGGGAGCCAGCCAAACACCTAGCGCAAACAAATAATTTCTTCAGTAACCCAGATCGGTTTCCCTGAAACTCCTATTGAATTAAGGCATTGACCCATACATTCATTTCAGTCAGTTGGACTGGCCCAAATTGGGTAGACAGGGCAACATCCGTCGCATCCCGCCCATAGGCGATCGCAATTCGATTACCGCGTGGCTGCTGTTGGGTAGCATCAAAGGTATACCAGCGATTTCCCACAAATGCTTCAAACCAGGCGTGTAAATCCATTGGGTCTAACTGATAGAGATAGCCAACCACCATCCGGGCTGGAATACTGAGACTGCGACAAAGCGCAATGCCTAAATGGGCAAAATCCCGGCAAACACCGACTTTTGTCTCAGCCGTATCGATCGCAGAAGTTGATGCATCGCTAGTGCCATAACGGTATTCGATCTGAGACTGAATCCAGCGTCGAATCGCCTCTACCTGGTCGTAACCGGGGGCCAGATCTGCGGTAATTTTGCTGGCCAGATCACCCAGGCGATCAGACTGACAGTAACGGCTTGGCAGTAGAAACTGAAGCACGCCATCGGGCAAATCCTGTACAGGAATAAAGGGTGCACCTGGTTGAATATCGATCGCATCCGCTGTCTCAACCCAGGCAGTGGTCCGAATCCGAAAAGAACCTTGAGGCGTCACCAATCGCTGACACAGGTTGCCATACCCATCGGTATATTCAACCACAGGCACCCCTGGTTCCAGTAAATATTCTTCCCTTAGAACCCACTGCCCCAATCCACTTCTGGGTCTCAGCATAAGAATTAGGGGAGTCGGCACACTTGCCTCAAAAGAAATTTCGCACCCAGCATCCAGCCGCATGATTGAACCTCTGATTAGAAAATAGAGAGTAGGAAATAAGGACTGGGAAACAGGGAGACTTTCCTTATCAATAAATTAATTAGCTTTTGCATTCCTGAACACTCTAACAGTACACGAAAGCTTTTATTCGTTGCGATTGAAAGCCTTAAATCGGTTAAGTAACCCCTGGAAAATTGCAAAAGCAGGATAAATTCCATCCCCCTTTTTTGAGGATTAACCCTGTCATTAACCACCCTTAATTTAGCAAGGGTATGTTTTCGATGGACGCAATATGCGTATATACACGGTCAACGCTCTATACAAGGCAGTTCGTGTAAAACCCGGAAGGATTTTAGCTGATCCTTAGCAGTTTTTGCCTGATCCTGGAGAAAAAGAGATTCCATGTCTAAGCTTACTCGCCGACAGATACTTACGTTTTTTGGTAGTAGCATTGCTGCTACTGCCCTGGCTCCTTCCCTAGAGCGCAAGCTCTTTGGCGGTGGCTCTACCATTGCTGAGGCAGCCCCCCTTTCCTTTACTCCTGTCCGTTTACCCCACCCCCTCCCTATCTACCGCCAGCAGAAAAGCTTTTTGCCAACTGGAATTGGCGTTGGAGAAATCAAAGCGGCTGCCAATGATGTCCGGCTGAGCCAGTACAACATCCTGGATGATGTCGTGGTGCCACCGGAGTACGAACGTTATCTAATTGTCAGTTGGGGCGATCGCGTCTTCCCTAACAAGGACGAATATTTTGGCTACAACTGCGACTATACTGGCTTCGTCGGTAGTGCCAATGATGGCTACCTCTGGGTCAACCACGAATATGTTAGTTTTCCGATTTCCAGATTTGCGCCTGAGGCACCCGAAGATGTCGTAGGTTCTCCCGAAACGGGTCCCCTGGTCATTCCCGGCTTTCCTACAACCAAGAACCGTGAACTACTGGGCGAGTTTTTGTACAACATGGGTGGCTCCGTGGTTCGAATCTCCCGTGCCGATCGACGCGGAAAATTTGCTGTCGTCAGTAGCGATCCCAAAAATCGTCGGATTCATGGACTCTCTGGTCTAAAAATAAATCGTCAACGGTCAGACGGCTATCAATCCGTCACCTCCTGGGGTTCCAAAAGCTACCAGCAGGGGAATGAAAACTACCTGACAAGCACTGGACCCGCTGCAAACGAGGTCTTTAACCTCAGTTCCGATGGTTTGGGCAAAAAAATTATCGGCACAGGTTTCAACTGTTCCGGTGGTACCAGTCCCTGGGGCACCATTCTTTCTGCCGAGGAAAACTTCCAGGGGAGTGCCGCTTTCTTTGTCGGTGTAACCGAAACCGTCAAGCCCGATGGCACCCAAACCGCTTATAGCGAAGGCACAACTGGCACAGAGTTTGGCTTAGTTGGCGAAAAATACGGTTGGATTGTAGAAATTGATCCCGCTAATCCCGGTTTCCGCCCCCGTAAGCATACCTGGCTGGGGCGCTTCCGTCACGAAAATATTGCTCTGCGTGTACAAGCAGGTAAAAGACTCGTTGCTTACATGGGAGACGATCGCCGGGGCGGACACACCTGGAAATTTATCAGCACCAACACGGTGTCAAACCCAAAAAGCAAAAGCAATAGTGCCCTATTTGAGAACGGAACGCTTTACGTCGCAAAGTTTAATCCCAACGGTACTGGGCAGTGGATTCCCCTCCGGCTCAATTCCCCCACTAACCCCATTCCTCCCAGCACCCTTGCTTCTGTAGAACTTGCTGCATTGGGTTCTGCCCAGCGAAATGGACGACTGGTTCTTCCCCGTCGAAATGGCATCGCCGGACAAACGACTGATGGCGGTTTCTTTAATGTCGATACCACCAACGAAGCAACTGCATTGCCTGACTACCAGGGTAAAAAATTGTCAGACTTCTACACTTCCCAGGGCGCAATTCTTTGTGATTGCTACCCGGCTGGCAACTTGGTCGGGGGAACCCCCACAGCTCGTCCAGAAGACATCGAAATTAACCCTCGCAATCAACGGGAAGTCTTCATCTCCTATACGGATGGCGCACCTGGAAGCGATGGCTACCCTGACTCCCGCATCTTTGTGGTCGCCAAATATTCTGCCGCTGTAAATGAAACTCAGCAATCGGGCGGACTCTACAAAATTATTGAGGACAGTGCCGATAGCACCGGCACAACCTTCCGCTGGCAACGATTTGAACAGGGCGGGGAAGCTGGCTCCAAGAGTGGTGGTGGGTTTGGCAACTTGGATAACCTGGTGTTCGACAACCGGGCAAATGTCTGGGGAGTAACCGATATGTCTACAGGCACTCATAACGGATTCAATATAGGCGCGGCTGGCACCCCCAACACCATTGACCATACTGCTACCGGCAACGTCGCTAACCTGACCGGCGTGTTTGGCAACAATTGGCTGTTTTATATCCCCACCAGTGGGCAACACGCTGGCGAGGTAGTTCCCTTCGCTTACGGCCCCCCCCGATGCGAGATGACAGGTCCGACCTTTGTAGGGAACACCCTGATCATTTCAGTTCAGCACCCCGGTGAAGATTGCCCATTTAGTCCCAAGGTCACCCTGAGTCGGGAAATTGAAATTTTGAACCTGAACGGTACCCTGTTTAACCAGAATCGCTCCGTTCCCAGAGGAAGCAACTGGCCCAGTAATATTGAAGGCAATCCGGATGGTCCACCCAAACCTTCGGTGATTGGCATTCGCCGCAAGGGATCGAGCGGACAATTTGTTTAAGGTTTTGCCAAAATTTTTGAGCGGCTTCCAGCCCCTCAAAACAGTTCCCCCTATCCCTCAATTCCACCCGACAGATTCCGAACCATCACTCTAAAATTTGCTGCTGCTGCACTCCCACCCGAAGGAATACCCTACCACTTACAAACGGTGGGAGTGCTTTTTTAGCAGTCTGGAGTCTATCTGGAGTCTATTAAATAATTTAGCTACCTCACGTCACTTGCAATTGGTTACATCGATTTGCTAAGTTTATTAAGCGCTGCAAGTTCACTTGCCTCGCCGGGATAGCTCAGTTGGTAGAGCAGAGGACTGAAAATCCTCGTGTCGCCGGTTCAAGTCCGGCTCCTGGCATCTAACTAGAATCTCCAAGATTCAGTCAGGGTAGGAGTTTAAGCCTCTTGCTCTAATCTTTTATGGTCTTTTAGGCGTCAGGAAATAGGAATTCTTAACTATTTCACCTAGTTTGACAATGGAATAACGATTGTCATCAGGTTGATCGAGCGCGATATAATGGAATGGCAAATATGGGGCTGTAACGGTTTCGACGTTTTGGCGAACGTTACCCCGTGATGCAGGTCGAGAGCGAGCTAACTTTCGTAAATCAATGGCTCAAACAACGTACATGCGAACAACATCGTACCTTTTGCTCGTAAGCAAGCTGCTGTAGCAGTTGCCTAACAACCACTAATTGGTTCGAGCGTCCGTCTTCTGACTCCGTTAAGGGAGATGGACCAACCCCCAACGGATGCTCCAGTTAACTGCCTCTGGTCGGTTACTGGCTAAGACTTAACCAGAGCATCCCACCGTCCGGGATAAGGGACGGTTCCCGCTTCGAGGGTCAGAGAAGCTAAACCTGTGAATGAACGGTGTACTAATACCCAGGGCGGACACGGGTTCGACTCCCGTCAGCTCCACTTCAGGATATTATTGTCTTTTTTTACTTGTTTGTGACTTGACCTAAATTTTGGACAATTTGTCCATCTTTTGGTTCCGGAGCTTATTGTCCAAAATTTGACTCCATAAATTTGAATTGCTAAAACTTGCTCTAGCACCCAACGACGAGCATCCATATGGAGTGGTCCCAAACGGTTCTGCTTGGCTGAGAGAGAGCCATCTTTATTGACTTCTCCATGTTTACGATGGCGATATTGTGGCTTTTTCATTTCCCAATACAGCGGTCTGAGCTTGTGAAGAGGAGCGAGGTATGCCCACTCTGGTTGAGCAATCAGGCGATCGAGGGCAGCATCCTTCTGTACGAGAGGACAGCCGATACACCCTGTTCTGGCATTAAGCGGCTCCTCCCCATCACTAACATCCTGCCCGTAAACCCTGGCGATTTCAAAGGTGGGGAATCCAAGCTCTAAATCGGCGTGAAGCAGCCAGTCCCACACATGGCAGACCCGCCAATGAACGATCGGAGCTAGCGTATCTGCCACAGCCCCCGAAGACGAATGTTGGAACCAGCCCTGACCGCACTCTCCGCCGTCCTTCGTACAGCTAACGGCAATCCGCTGATCCCTGGCGGCACTCTCCCCAATCCGCACCCCTGTAATCATCAGGAACTTTTCGCCCCGCTCCTGCCGTAGGGCTTCTAATTCCCGCTCCATGCTCATGACCTTGAGCTTAGGCGTACACCATCGGAAGGTATTGGACGGTGGCGGCACTCCCCGACCCAAGATGTAGACAAAATAGCGGTGATCCAATTCTGGCAACACGACGCGGGTTTCAAACCCACGCTTGCGAAGCTCCTTCAAAATCCCCAGTGCTGACGAGTGCAGCGGCGGTAGCTCTTGGCGAGTGTCGGCGTAAAGGACGGTTAAGCTCTCAGGTTTGGGAACTTGCCCGTTTCGA from Kovacikia minuta CCNUW1 carries:
- a CDS encoding adenine nucleotide alpha hydrolase family protein, which codes for MKELRKRGFETRVVLPELDHRYFVYILGRGVPPPSNTFRWCTPKLKVMSMERELEALRQERGEKFLMITGVRIGESAARDQRIAVSCTKDGGECGQGWFQHSSSGAVADTLAPIVHWRVCHVWDWLLHADLELGFPTFEIARVYGQDVSDGEEPLNARTGCIGCPLVQKDAALDRLIAQPEWAYLAPLHKLRPLYWEMKKPQYRHRKHGEVNKDGSLSAKQNRLGPLHMDARRWVLEQVLAIQIYGVKFWTISSGTKRWTNCPKFRSSHKQVKKDNNILKWS
- a CDS encoding TOMM precursor leader peptide-binding protein gives rise to the protein MFNKPQFQPHFHVEAVEPSTVYLMSEQGHFALSGRLYVLLAPLLKGQHTVSEIVEQLKPHTSLLGVYHALTSLESQGYLTESVNTLPNQMTAFWSLQGIDPTLAVGKLQATKVSVAALGMVKTEPFISALKSLDISICDEGDFTVVVTDDYLQPELDAFNSQALRTQKPWMLVKPIGATIWVGPIFVPGQTGCWHCLAQRLRGHREVESVVGQQQGITTPFPTSKSVLPTHFQVGLNLAASEVAKWIAQGKHDQLEGKVLTLDLASLSMQQHTLVKRPQCPACGEKAAFEYYKPKPIVLQSQQKRFTADGGHRCFTPEQTFKKYEHHISPITGVVSALPKKESDSDLVHVYGAIHAKARKLDSLEGLRRSLRHNSAGKGKTDQQSKASGLCEAIERYSGVFTGAEIRIKGIYTQLESAAIHPNACLLFSPDQYQNRQTWNAQHGSFAWVPEPFDEEKEIEWTPVWSLTHQQFKYLPTAYCYYGYPFPDDHCFCHGDSNGNAAGNTLEEAILQGFMELVERDCVALWWYNRIKRPAVNLDSFDDPYLQALKDHYQAQQRDFWVLDLTSDFDIPCFAAISRRTQATTEEILLGFGTHFDVKVALLRAVTEMNQTLGIDLDQGKVTPDDPDWQQWLKQATLDNQPYLVGDRSTPLKVYADYPQRFHDDLRQDVLTCVEIAAQHGMETLVLDQTHPDIGLNVVKVIVPGMRHFWSRFAPGRLYEVPVKMGWLPAPLTEEELNPIPMFF
- a CDS encoding SagB family peptide dehydrogenase — translated: MSQQFLLSFKADVSLIESEAKGHLVLRSPNHSLTFKQAQLGLKTALRTLADGGATLAELNQMIQQDDGELPLLRFYTHLQRFSNVGWLCHSVLDEGRAIAIAIPLTSDYQFPQIEIAVESKYRLSRFAYGHQAEGQLLLESPLSQTQVQLLDWKGAALFSLLATPQSCDQVAKAIPGISLETVKQFVKLLLGAQMVSEVGEEGTIPEQTNPALAQWEFHDLLFHSRSRQGRHANSFGGTYRFSGKIEPLPAVKSPVSAEGIELPTPDLETLKTTEASFTQVLETRKSIRKYGEIPISAQQLGEFLYRCARVKQLLQTEYGEITLRPYPSGGALYELELYPIVSNCAGIAAGLYHYQPLTHQLCRISSRTQPVELLLDDARKAMGQQAIPQVLLVIAARFQRLTWKYESMAYALMLKHVGVLYQTMYLVATAMKLAPCSLGCGNSDLFTQAIGNDYYAETSVGEFVLGSQPNT
- a CDS encoding PhoX family protein, with product MSKLTRRQILTFFGSSIAATALAPSLERKLFGGGSTIAEAAPLSFTPVRLPHPLPIYRQQKSFLPTGIGVGEIKAAANDVRLSQYNILDDVVVPPEYERYLIVSWGDRVFPNKDEYFGYNCDYTGFVGSANDGYLWVNHEYVSFPISRFAPEAPEDVVGSPETGPLVIPGFPTTKNRELLGEFLYNMGGSVVRISRADRRGKFAVVSSDPKNRRIHGLSGLKINRQRSDGYQSVTSWGSKSYQQGNENYLTSTGPAANEVFNLSSDGLGKKIIGTGFNCSGGTSPWGTILSAEENFQGSAAFFVGVTETVKPDGTQTAYSEGTTGTEFGLVGEKYGWIVEIDPANPGFRPRKHTWLGRFRHENIALRVQAGKRLVAYMGDDRRGGHTWKFISTNTVSNPKSKSNSALFENGTLYVAKFNPNGTGQWIPLRLNSPTNPIPPSTLASVELAALGSAQRNGRLVLPRRNGIAGQTTDGGFFNVDTTNEATALPDYQGKKLSDFYTSQGAILCDCYPAGNLVGGTPTARPEDIEINPRNQREVFISYTDGAPGSDGYPDSRIFVVAKYSAAVNETQQSGGLYKIIEDSADSTGTTFRWQRFEQGGEAGSKSGGGFGNLDNLVFDNRANVWGVTDMSTGTHNGFNIGAAGTPNTIDHTATGNVANLTGVFGNNWLFYIPTSGQHAGEVVPFAYGPPRCEMTGPTFVGNTLIISVQHPGEDCPFSPKVTLSREIEILNLNGTLFNQNRSVPRGSNWPSNIEGNPDGPPKPSVIGIRRKGSSGQFV
- a CDS encoding transglutaminase domain-containing protein; this translates as MLRPRSGLGQWVLREEYLLEPGVPVVEYTDGYGNLCQRLVTPQGSFRIRTTAWVETADAIDIQPGAPFIPVQDLPDGVLQFLLPSRYCQSDRLGDLASKITADLAPGYDQVEAIRRWIQSQIEYRYGTSDASTSAIDTAETKVGVCRDFAHLGIALCRSLSIPARMVVGYLYQLDPMDLHAWFEAFVGNRWYTFDATQQQPRGNRIAIAYGRDATDVALSTQFGPVQLTEMNVWVNALIQ